The DNA window AGGAGACGCCTGATTAATTTGCAAAGTTAAAAACATCGACTGCTAAGTTTAAATTTAAGTGTTGGTGACTTCTTGAATTCCAGAAGTTGACATgtatttgggtctgttaaatgtcTTTATAAGTTGGGAAATGGAAAAACAGTCTTAAAGTTGCTTTGCTTCTGGGCCTAGCAAGGTTGCTACGAGTAAAGATTCTAATAGGTGTAATTCTATATGTTGGGAATACAAAAAGTTTCAGCTATGTTTTCATTAAAGTATTGTAAATAAAGTATTTAATCTTATTAAAAAAGGACTAATTTGTCTGAATTCAGAAATCTCAAAAATCTGTCTAATTTCAGAATGTAAATTTAAGAGTCAACAACTGGAAGAAGGGATATAAAAAGTTACCGGTATGGAAATGTATGTTTTTGAACAAGAAGCATTTTGTATGATAAAGTAGTATTTTTGTGCTGAAGTCTATGTGAAAGCAAGGACAAAGCTAAGGATGCAAACAAGCTGTAGAATGTCTAAGTTGCAAAAGGTTTGTGGAAGGTAAGTCTCAAAAAGTTTATGCACGTGATTAAGTTGACTATGAGTAGTCCAGtcagaaaaaattatttaaaggctTTTCTAAGGTCGATTTAAAGGCACAGATATGAAACAAAGTTTAAAACATTGAGTTGTTCTTATCCATCAAGAGAATTTGTGTCTGTTAGGTTTTATTACTAAAGGAAAGCAAGTCTGAAAGGAATTAGAATTTGTACCTGTTTTAAAGTCTTTTAAATGATTACTTCGTAACTGGTTAAATAAACAACTGTTCTCTTTTATACACTATATTTGATATAAAAGGGTCACACTCCCATTTAAAAACCTGACTTATATCTGTTTGCTTTGGTGAAGTCTATTTCTAATCATTAACAGTATTTCCTAAATgtaaaagagatttaagtctagCTTAGAGAAGCACTTTACCAAGCTTATGTCCTCCAAACTAAAATTGTCTGTAGCAATAGTCTCCTTCAGATTTATGTCATTTAGTATTCTGGAACTGGATATGGGTAACCCATTATCAATAAGTTATATACAGAATTTTCTCTTACCTTTTAGAATAAGATagaaatttaaatgtacttttggaAGACAATTAGGGGAGTCTAAACTTGTTTAAAGGCTGACAATGTGAATATGGATGCAGTTTACCACTTTTTCCTCAAAAAGAAAGTCAAAAGCTCTCTTAGCTTCTGCTTTGATCCATATTTTAGATGTCACATTATAGTGCACTGACTGATGCTCATATAGACTCAGGAAACAACATATGAGAACTctgtaaaattatatttaaggAACAGGCAAGATCAATTTCATAAATAAAACACTTTACCTAAGATTAGTCAAGAACCCTGCCTCACCTGAGAGAAGGTTCTGCATCTCACCTTACTTCATGTTAGGATGACTCCAAGAAGGCTAGCTTTAAAgactcattaaaaaaaacataacCATGGGATGGGGACATAGCTtagttggcagagtgctttcctcacatgcacaagaccttgggttcaatccccagcaccacaaaaaaaataataataattaaaaataaatgtgggTAAATGACAGAAATCAATAAGAGGAAAGGTAgcaggggtggggagagggaagggaaaggagaggtactgggatctgaattagaacaagatatgctccatgcttgtataattacatcaaaatggattctgtcatatataactaaaaagaatcaataaaaataattaaaaaatagttgagatcaaaaaacatatttttgttgtaaagattaccataatctcaaaataaacaagaggcataattcaaaactaagtaaagGTTTGGGTGAATTATAAAAGGTATACAATGTCTTAAAAGTTTTAAAGTAAAATTGTAAAGGATCTCATGTATGATTGATTTGATAAATTTATGGATCTTTCTGGAGGCAAACAGATACAAAAGATATTAGTGTTATTTTAGAAATGATATTTATTGGTTCAAAGCTATTACGCTAACCGAATGTTtttgtgcttttttaaaaattttccttttgTGCTTGTTGTCTGTTGGTATTTGCAGTTACTTCTTCTATTAGAACAGCCTGAGTTAATCTGAAACAATAAACCATTACCTACAGGACAGACAGGCTATAAGGCTAACTTCCAGTATTAATACTGACATGTAAAGTTAAAACCCACCACTCCCACTTGAAGACTGGCGAAACTAGCctgatgaatttttaaaaccaAAAACATGGACACCAAAGTCAAGAAAGTAAAAGGACCCAGAAAAAGGCAATCAATATTTTGGCCCTTGCTGTCTAAGATGAGCAAGACCCAGGAATGATGAGAACCCTCTAAGATCACCTGCTCTCCCGATCAGAGGGATCAAGAGGACCCTGGAGAACAGGAAGCCATTTAGTGCACACTCTGCCAAGAGAAAGGTCGCTCGAAAGGGAAATGCCCTGATGTTACCAAGGGAAGCCAACTGTGGTCAGCAAGATCCTGAGCCATCCTGGAAGATAATACAACTGGGAGAGGAAAACCAAAGAAGCCAAGAGGTTTTTCATATGTTCCCAAGAATGGCCTCTGGAATTTCAACTGATTCTAAAAGTAGATAAGAACAAGGTCAATTTTGACCAACTGGTCTTAAATACCTGCCAGCACAGCCATGCTTGgacattttaaagaaaagacAATGGTTAACTAGAGATGTACATTTGTGTCAGTCCTTCCAAAATTAAGTAAAATTGAGAGGTTATAAAGGAAGAGTTTTTATACAACAGTGCCTGATGAATATCACAAACAGCTCTACCTGAGTCATAAGTCTGTTCTGAGTCAATTTAAGATGGACAAGTCTTTATAACCTCCTACACAGGTGACTTAATCTGTGTTTGTTGGTGGTGGTAGTATGATTATCTAGCCCTAATATTTATTATGAGCTGCTTAATGAGCTCCCCTACTTGGGAAAAAGCTACAGAATTCTCTACCATGGAAACTAaaggccaatttctaagaaaatatATGCTGGCCATAGCCTATACTTAATCATCACTCAAGTTAAAGGGACTCCTTGCTCAGACTCCTCCTCCAGGATTCAAAAGTTATCACTTCCACTTCCAGCCTTATGACTTGGTTTTAGCCACGACCAAGAAAGAAGACAAGTTTCCACCCATCTGTAAAGGAACTTACCAGTGCTCCTGATGCCTGAGACAGCTGTCCGAACTACTAAAAGGGGTGAACCTATTTCCATGGGTGGTTTCCACCTCAAAAAGTAAATATGACTAAGATAGGTGATAATACCAAAGGGTACAGGAACAAAAATGAAAACGAGACcaaaagatgaaaaaagaaaaaggggggattggtgagaaatagaaagtctgGCTGTCCATTTTCAGAACATGTTCAGcttcaaatgtaaagtgacttgggatgcaggaaaggCAGCTGGCAGGGGAGCAGGATGGAAAGTTACAAGCAGTTAACACCAAAGTGTCAAAACTCACAGCCCCTGACAAACAGGAGGTGAGAAGGAAGGGGCCCACCTGGCCCTGACCAACAGAGATAAACTGTGAAATTGCCAAAAGGCACTCAGCCAAGGGGAATGTCCCACtacaagagaacagagagagGTGGGACAACTAACAGACACAATCCTTTAAATAACCCAATAGGAGCGGGAAAAACCTAGGTGACTTGGGGAAGACTGTGCACCCCAGAGTACTCAGCCAATGAGGAGCTGGGAGAGGGGATAAAACACCCGTTGTACTCAACCTGGGGGTCCCTGAGCACCAGGCACTGGCTCTTGTAACACCATCATTAAAGTAAAGCCTTGCTCTTTGCTGTTCCTGTGACTCTTGGACAGGTGAGTGTGCTTCTCACACTATTTAACAGCCAAAGAACAAAGCACACCAATACACATTGAGAGCCTGACAACTGACTGGTGTGTTCCTGTATCAAACACTTACCTGCCCTGGCCCCTTGAAACCTAAAACAAACCACAACTCTGTCGCAGTACAAATCACTGCTCACTCTAATGTGGAAGGACTGCTGGAAAACCGGAGTTGAATTTCATTCAAAGACAAGAAGAAAAATCTCTCTTAATAGTTGGACTAAGAAGACTGCACCCAGACTTTAAAAACCAATTTTATGCTTCCATTTAAAGTGCAAACATAAATGGATGGCGtttgagaagataatgctaagtgaagtcagccaattctaaaaaacaaatgccaaatgttttctctgatacaaggaggttgactcatagtgggtagggagggagagcatgggaggattagatgaattctagatagggaagaggggtgggagggaacggggtgggggggcaggagattagcaagaatggtggaatgtgatggacatcattatccaaagtacatgtatgaagacttaaattggatgtcaatatactttatatacaaagatatgaaaaattgtggtatatatgtgtattaaaaattataatgcaaaaaaacacaaagcacatgtgaaaaggcataaattggcatgaacatattttatataccaagacacaaaaaattgtgctatatgtgtaataaggaatgtaatgcattccacttgtgtcgtgtatttaaaaaataaaataaaatcaataaaagatatatttttaaaaaaagtgcaaACATGCCCAGCAGACAGGAGATGTGTAAGGTGATTGGGCCTTGAGCTAATATAAAGGCTTCACTTTTCCCAACTTGGGTCCATCTGGTGCTGACACTGTAAACACTGTCATTACACCAGACAGAGCGCGGTGTGGAAGGCTTCCTATGAACCTTCTCCACCATCACTCCGCCCCATATACATTTGTAGTTTTCTCCAGCTGCAGACTCtcacccgccccccccccacccccagggacaGATGGTGGCTCCTGACCTGGGAAGAGGTCCTGCACTTAGCCAAGCACAGTTCAAAGTGATCTTCCACTGCCATGAAGAGGTTCTGGAATGCCACCGCTGCCCGGTTGAGGAAGCGCTCCAGGAGAAGTTGCtacagaaacaaaagtcagtaccTGTAATAATTCCACATCGAGCAAGCACAGGTTAATAAGAGACGCTGACACAGAGACAGAGGGGGCCCAGTCCCTTACTCACTAGGCCTCTGATTAGCAACACAGTGGGCCTTTCTGCAGGGGAGCCTTCAGTCCCTGGGAACCAGCTCCTCTCTCTGCAGGCAAAGCCTACTGCACAGCAGTGATTTCTGATCCCACAAAGCTCCGTTCTATAATCAGCAGAACCTCAGAAGAGCCTCATGATCACCCTGAAATAAAGGATGACAGACAGGGAGGCCTGGAGCCGCAGCTACTCTACCTTGTTGGGCTGCAGGCAGCAGGACACACAGTGCTCGTAGGCGCTGCAGCAGCCGTTGGCCAGGCAGCCATCACAGCAGTACTGCTTTGTGCTGGGGACGCTAACATCGCAGCAGCCGTTGGTCAGTAGATCCTTCCGTTCACAGACATACCCTGCAAGTCAGAGAGGAGTCTGAGcatggagccagcagtgagcacgGTGCAGTGTGAGGACGGACACGGACACAAGGACAGAAGCTGGCGAAGGGGCAGCCTCAGCATGGGGGAGCCAGATGCGGGCGTGTGACTAGGGCCATCTTCCTCAGAGGGGGAGTGAACAGGAAGTAGGGCTCCTCCACCAGGGCTGGTTCCACACTTCGATACCTGTCAGCCCACAGCCAGGTGTTTCATCTGGGCACCTTGTCAACACCAGGAGACCGCCCACGACTTGCTGTTCTAACCTCTGCAAGCCAACCTGTCTTTCATCTGCCTCAAGAAAAATGtccccttttcttccttcctttttccctctattgcagtgcagggaatactcttttacaaataaaaatctgAAAATAGGAAAACCCAAGGCATTCACTCACAAAAGTTCTTTCTAGActtaaataacaacaaaacacTCTCTACAACATCTTTTAAGTGCTTGCTGTTTATTTAGTAATTTGGAGAATTTCCCAAGTAGAAATAGTCATACTTCACCTTTGTAAAGTGATTCAGGCTCTTTGCACGTGAAATACTGGGGACTCAGCTAACCCTGGAGTTAGGGGACACTGCCCCCTGATGCCCAAGGAAGAGAAAACCTCCTCCTGAGTCTCTCCACTCAACTATATGCAGCCATCTCctccagcccagtggcctcatgcCTAATGCCACCTCCCCATAGAAACTGATTTCTTGTTCAGAGCTTTGACACAgacatttctccacatccttctaGGAGAGGGACAGAAAAATGTCAGAAGGCTTCCATGAGGGCCACCACTGGGCTCTTAAGATACTCCCAGGTGCATGTTCAGGCCCACAGGTGCAGAGCAGCTGCTCCCAGCATCACTCCACTCAAATGCCCCAGCTCCTTGGTCCTCAGAGAATGAGACTCGTTGTAGTGcaggttgttttcagaagctacaCTGGAAAACAAAGCCTAGGCAGAAGCAGGAGGCACCTGTGGAATAAGGACAACAGAAGGGACCAAGGGGGCCCTTGCTCAACACCTGGGAAACTGAGGCCTCAGGAGAACAGACCTAGTTACCTGGGAAACTGGTACCCTTTGCTGTTGTGTAACTGTTATTCCATCTCCTAGGTTAGGAGAGGATGATTCTAATGGCATAGTAAATGTTTCTGGGAGTTTCCCCCAACTATTCctacttattttctttataaggAATTCAAACAAACAATCCAAGTAAGTCAGCACTTTTCTTAAAATTCTGCCCCAAGTGATAACTATAAACAACTCTGTGCCAGGAAGATCTAAATATTATGTGACCGAAATGCTATTTGTCTAGTTAGCTTTCTGCCCTTTCCTTTTCCACACTGGGTCAGTATTTCAGGCCTTCTTTTTGTTTCCAGTGCCACTGTCCAGCATTAAGCCTGGAATCTGCAGGTCTCATTTCTGGAAAGTTCATCAAGTTCTCAAGACCTCTTGCTCTGTACCATGGGCTACTCATGCAAATGTTATTTCCAACAAGGAGACTGGTGAGATCACAACCTCGAAATGCGTTGCACTGCCTGGGAAATTAACTTCCAACCTTTGATAAGTCTGCAATTCTAATTGGTTGTCTTATTTAATAACATGTTACCCAGGCAATATTTGTAGTGCCATCTGCTTGCTGAAAGGCGTGAGTGCTGtgagctttctttatttcttaaatcACTTCTCCCACATTCACAGAAGTGAAATAAAACCTATGACTCTTGGATTTTAACTGATTGATGAGTTGATTCTTGGAACTTTTTAAAGAGTCTGTGAGTCTCTGTCTCACGTAcattaatcagaaaaaaaaaaaaagtattcttttGCTAGCTACAATCAAAGAAAATGACAATTGTATTTATAACTCAATGCTAAATTCGAAAGTCAACACATAAGATGTCAGGTCTTCTAAATTTGAAGTAAGCCCTGAACTCCACTATGTCAAGGCATCTGACCCCAGTCCTAACCAGCTGCACTATCTCTGTCAGTTAACTAACTTCCTTTGCTCAActttactattaaaaaaaaaaaaagacttttgcaATATTTGCTTTTTCAATGTGACCTTAAGAAGAGCTTGTCACTGGTACCACTGCTGATTTGCAAGTATATTTTTGTTCAAAAATTTTCAGCTCTCTTATTTTAGGTAGGCAGTTTTCCTCTGACCCCCCTCATTTCCAAATAATCTCATCTCTGGTTTCATGACTTTGGGATCTTTTTgagaaagttttatttatttatttttattttgcagggtctctaaatgttttttaaagcAATAACGTCTTCATTTACTTTGGCCTCATCATGTGTAGATGAAGACTCTACTAAAGGTTCATCTGTCACAATTCCAATACTGTCCCGTTCACAAACCATCTATCCTGAGACTCTTTTAAATGGTAAAATTTGTTTGCAAACAAACAAGGAAACCATGTTATTTACAAACCACTaattaagaagaagaagaaaaaaaaaaaaaaacctacaaagCATCAGAGAACTTTGAGCACTGTCTGGATACCTAACATTTAGGATAAGTTAGCACTTTTTCTGATGTGATAATAGCACTGCACTTATGGTTTATGAAGGTCCTTAGCAATCCTGGGCAAGCACTTAAGCCCTGGTGCCTCTCTCTTCACCTACAAAATGAGGCTGGCAATACCTGCCTTCACAGGTctgctacaaaaacaaaaacaaaaaaatgcaagACATCCACACTTGATGCCTAGTGCCCAGCACTTGGAGGAGCTCAGTCAGTGCAGGCTGAGCAACAGCAGGCCTCTGGGAAGGGCAAGCAGGCTTCAAGGGGGATGAGCTCTAGCAGGTGTCTGGTCTGGCTGCCTTGCCCCAAAGAAATCTCTTTTCTTATAGCTTAAAAAGAAGTGAGAAAATATCCCTCAATTTCTAAGAGGAACACATTTTAAGTATGATTCATTTGAAACTGACCAGTCAGTCTATCAACAACCACATTTCCTGAGCGTCAACAGTAGGTGGATTCACTCAGGCAACCAAGGATTTTTTAAACTGAACTCTCACCCTACAGAGTTCACCATCAAGATGGAAAGAAAATGTTGTCAAGAGCTGAAAATACGTGAGCTGGAGACAGACTGGCAGAAGTGGCCCAGGGACTGATGGACAATTAAGTGCTGACACTGGAGGCTGCAGACACAGCAACTGTTAGGAGGAGGGAGAACCACCAAGGCAGGCTTCTCTGACACTGAACAGAAATGGGGAGGAGGCATGACAGAGAAGAAATGAGCACGCAGGGAGATGCGCTGCAGAGGAACGGCTGCTGAGATCAACCCCACCAAGGGCCCCACCAGCACGTTGCCTCCTGGCTGCCAAGAGAGGGAGGGGAGCCGGCCTTACCCAGGTCGTCCGTGATGAGGTGCTTCCCTTGAATGGAGTTCCGGCACTGATTGCTTGGCCGGCTGCTATTGCCCAAGTTGAATTGTACCTTCCATGGAATGGGTTGGTCGTGGTCCTGAACCTGGAGGAGATTCCGATCTCTCACTGCCCTCTCCTCCTGCAAAGAGACCATCAATGGAAAGGTTAAAGTATCTTTTCTTGTGATCTCACCAATTTTTCATAGAAACTGCAGCAAGAGGACATCATAAGAAGCTTGCCCCCCAGGAACCTGTACTCTGCAGGTAGAAAAAACATCCGAGAAGGGTCATAAAATAGAATCGTAGGAAAAAAATCGTAAGGTAGTACTGTGCCTGTACCTGGCAGGTTTACCTGCAAGGTCCCAGAATGACATGCACATGACAAATGTGCAGAAGTGTTCATTTGCAGGGAAAAAGCTTTGAACTTTTTCTTTCTGATGGCTGTCATTTTGAATTTTTTCGTATTAAAAAAAACATGTGGGATAGAATGCGAAATTTGAATACTTCAGTgtaaacagaaaaggaaacattTTTGTGACTGTCACCTCGGGCATAGCAGACACATCTGGAGCACAGGTCGCTTTCATTTGCAGGGAGGGTATTTCAGAGACACAGTATGGGAAACTGAGTTGGGGCCGACAGAGGGTAAGATGAAGCGGTCATCTCAGGAGTTGACTGTGTGGGAATCCTGAGAATGTAACCCACAGCACCTCTATGGCAGACCAGAGGAGGAGCTGCCTGAGCTAGAGTTGACCCTGTCTCCTAAGGGAGTTTTCTAAATCACCTTTTCTGTGTCATTAAAGAGATTGAGGAGGAAGGTGCTCAAGTGCCAGAAAGCCTGCCAACCAGGGGACAAACCACTGCAAAAGACTCTCTCCTGAAGGTTTTTATGTTCTTTAAACATTCACTGTTCAAACAGAGTTCGGTGGCTTGAACCACTGAGATTGATCTGTTGTGGCAGGGCGCCCGCTGGTGAGCCCAGCTGTGTGAGAAGCGGAGACAGGAGGAGCTTCTCgatcttttctttaaaaaggaaggggtctgctggggatgtggtcagtgttagagtgctgACCTAGCATGTGAGAAGCCCCAGTTCAATCTCCACATCACCAAAGAAAATAGACCTGTCTTttgtcactttttaagcaaaaaggATTAACTTTGAAAATCTGATGgcaagggctggggctcagcggtagcgcacttgcctagcctagcatgtctgaggcactgggtttgattctcagcacagctgtaaaaaaataaaggtccatcaacatctgaaaaaaatattttaaaaaatctgacggCAAAActtacatagttttttaaaaatgagaaacacCTTTGTCATTActaaaatttatttagaaaaactAATCTGGGaagagccattaacatttaaaacaaatatatattaacaACTTGGCTCAGCAAACCCTTTTTTGAAGGCCACCCTATAGACAATGCCAATGTGTAAGGATGTACTGGGGTACTTACTACAGCATTGTTTAAAAGGTAGAAAAACCTAGAAGCTCAACAGAGAATAATTGAGTATTAGTACAGATGTGGTCTTACAACAGGCTGCAATGGACTGACAGCTGTCTAGAGTAGGTCTTCACCTGGACTCCCACATTTAATTTTGTATAGCTTAAGATGAATTCTGACTCTTGAGTCTACCAATAGATGAGGAAAACACCTCTGTGGATGAGAACTGGGTATCAGTGTTCTTAAAAGTCCCAGATGATTTTAACAGGGTGCAAAGCACTGAGTGTGTACAGTATATTAAGCGAGAAAGCAAGTTGAAAATAGTGTGCACCGTGTCAGACATTATATTCTGATAACAACTACAACATGTACATATAGGTTGGTAAGAACTGAGAAAATCTTAGAAAGTCTACTCCCAATATTGCCATGGAAGGAGATTGTGATTCTTTAACCATTTTTGGAataatcttatttttaatttaagatgTGCTTGTGAATAATAggagaaatgaagggaagggcctGCAGGAACTACACTGTCCTGGTGACTTTTCTGTACAGCTGCAATTATTTCAGGCTAAAAGGTGGGTGTTTTtgtttgagagaaagagagagagagagagagagaatttttttaatatttattttttagttttcggtggacacaatatctttattttatttgtacgtggtgctgaggatggaacccagcgccccgcacatcccaggcaagcgcgctactgcttaagccacatccccagccctaaaaggtgttttaaaaaataattatcaacATTAAAGACAGAAATTACCCACGATCCCATCACACAAATAAAACCCCATCTGTATTTGTACATGGCCTCTAAACCCACTTGATGTCACAAATTAGGGTGCTTTGCATTCAGCTCTTCTTGACACTAATTGGATAGTAAAACATTTCCAAGCACCTACAGGATCTCTGATCATCTCATTTTCAAGTCTACATAACGCCACATGCTGATGTGCCCTGACTGAGTAAACACATCCTCGTAGACTAACATGAGAACACCCAGGGATTTTGCTATCCTAGATGGCTCTCAATAAAATGTGAGGATTTAAAAAACTGTTGAATAATCTTTAGTAGTAAATGCCATGTGATGCTGAATAACTCCTCAAAAATTCTATCTACCGTGTGTAATACCACCAGCATTTATATGCCACTAATTATGATTTGGCCACAACTCCACCAGGACCAGTTTTGTTCTTTAATTTACTATGTAAATGGTCTTTCAAGGTggcttttttgttttaaaaggaaaaagtggcaccagtctgCACATGGCAGGTTGTACAAGAACAGGTGTATTTGCTGGTCAGTGGGAGATGAGGAGCAAAGTGCAGGAGTCTTGGGAACTGGGACAAATCATTTAGGTGCATCCTGCTTAACTACCTGTGAATTCACACCCCGCTGCTCTACTGGGACACACGAGCTAACTGCATCATCAAGCTGTGTGCACATTAACCTGAGCTGCAAATGCCACCCTGGATAAATTAATAGCTATAAAGACTATTAAGGGGCCAGTCAGAGTGCAGTAAACTGGCTGTTACGACAAGGTTAAAAGTGTCCTTAACATTATTCCCAAGCTATCCTGTTATTTGTCTTGAAAGAAACAAGAGTTCATGGCCAAGTGATCTCAGAAGGCTCTCTGCCACAGAACAATATTCCTGGTAAACAGGAAAGCAGTTCTCCCAGCGCTTGAACTTGTTTTCAAACATGAATATTCAAGAATGTGCCAAAGAATTGTGGGGGAGGGCAGAGATGGCATAAGGTAATGACCTGGCCCCAGTTCCTTTTCTGACGGCACAGTCTTGCAAAGGGCAGGGGGAAGGAGCACTGAGGACTTTCTTCCTTCAGATGGGagtttaaacttttctcaaactgTTCCCCAACCCTATGGGTGGTCTCAGCTTGAAGCTCTTCACcaaatatgtgtatttttttcattcaagATTCAGTCAGAGGTATGGAACTTCTACAAAGTACAAAGGCTACAGGGACAAAGGTGACCAGGTGCTCCAGTCTCCAAAACCTTCTTGAAGCTGCTGGCAAGGAGGTCCGCACCCAAATCAGAGCAACAGACCACTGCACACAGGATGAAGATGTCCCGTGGTACACCAGGGCACCAAGGAAAGAGCAGgaacaaaaaagaacaaagacaCATGAGTACTTTCTTTTAGAATTGTAAGGAGTGCAGAAATGTCTTCATTGCTAATGAGTGTCACTTTGCCTTGGATTTTCAAAAAgtgtattaataactgtgctgggCATGTTTCAGGGTTGTTATAAAGGTCAAATAAAATAGTGTCCCACGGGGGTGAGAAAGCACTTAAACACAAGGCACTGTTGCCATTAAGAGATCTGCCTGAGTGTCTGGAAACTAGGAAGGAGGAAAGCCGAAGAACTTCCCAAATGCCTAATATTTGGGAGTTGCAGCCAATAATGAAAAATCAAagttataaaaaatttaaaagagcttTTCAAGATGAAGAAAATGCTTATATGCTGTGAAGAAACAGTAGGCTTCAATTACACACAGAGAAAGTATGAAAAATGACAGGAAGAAAATAAACAGGGGACCCCTCTGGTTGGTGAGATTACGGGTAACTGTTCCCTCTGCTGGCCTGTGAGGGCCTTTACAAACTTTCTAGAAGACATGTGTATCTTGGTGATCAgtgaaaatgcaaaacaaaagccAGATAACCAACACAATCTTAGGATTTACTGCACTTCACTTCAGATAGCATCTAAGATGGCTCCAATTCACAGACCTAACTGCTTTAAAGCCAAAGACATTAATgtgttttcaaggagctaggcaaATGGCCCCTTGAACTGTAGGAGCTGTGGTATGGAGCGAGCAGAGAACACTGCCTGAGAGGACCTAAGGACGTCTGGCCAGCACTGGGATTCCCTGACCTCAGGCCCAAAGCCCTGGAGTCATCATCTCTCACCCTTTGACTTCCTGTCTTTCCTCCTCCCAGCACGTGACATCTGTCTGCCCATGCACCTTCTCCAATGTGCGCCATCTCCAACACACCGCAGCACATGCCCAGAGGGGCACAGAGATGCTCAAGAAAACTTTGTTAAAGAACATGCCAAGTTATCTGGCACCACTTGCCACCCGCAACCCTGTGCCCCAATGGCATCCACACCA is part of the Callospermophilus lateralis isolate mCalLat2 chromosome 1, mCalLat2.hap1, whole genome shotgun sequence genome and encodes:
- the Spring1 gene encoding SREBP regulating gene protein isoform X1, whose protein sequence is MPPGPRACFAPLPGRRAPRPRRDGEPGGHGVAPAPAEEEERAVRDRNLLQVQDHDQPIPWKVQFNLGNSSRPSNQCRNSIQGKHLITDDLGYVCERKDLLTNGCCDVSVPSTKQYCCDGCLANGCCSAYEHCVSCCLQPNKQLLLERFLNRAAVAFQNLFMAVEDHFELCLAKCRTSSQSVQHENTYRDPVAKYCYGESPPELFPA
- the Spring1 gene encoding SREBP regulating gene protein isoform X3: MPPGPRACFAPLPGRRAPRPRRDGEPGGHGVAPAPAEEVGAGPGLRALAGLLPQQHPQAGYVCERKDLLTNGCCDVSVPSTKQYCCDGCLANGCCSAYEHCVSCCLQPNKQLLLERFLNRAAVAFQNLFMAVEDHFELCLAKCRTSSQSVQHENTYRDPVAKYCYGESPPELFPA
- the Spring1 gene encoding SREBP regulating gene protein isoform X2, with product MVNLAAMVWRRLLRKRWVLALVFGLSLVYFLSSTLKQEERAVRDRNLLQVQDHDQPIPWKVQFNLGNSSRPSNQCRNSIQGKHLITDDLGYVCERKDLLTNGCCDVSVPSTKQYCCDGCLANGCCSAYEHCVSCCLQPNKQLLLERFLNRAAVAFQNLFMAVEDHFELCLAKCRTSSQSVQHENTYRDPVAKYCYGESPPELFPA